One region of Anticarsia gemmatalis isolate Benzon Research Colony breed Stoneville strain chromosome 2, ilAntGemm2 primary, whole genome shotgun sequence genomic DNA includes:
- the rho-7 gene encoding rhomboid family intramembrane serine protease rho-7, protein MYFRNVWSAAELTNACRPVLLQQYRCSVANVRVQIRKSLHNSRRGGRDNDPNPLEHLKIDCRPLHPNALVKPFFFTVGVSTLSLGACMIWEYEALRSHATSFFRKSGAWLSTQQRRLKSRSEPGPVKKWWNSLRESEKVFYPILAANVLVFGAWRMRQLQPFMIKYFCSNPSGSAKCLPMLLSTFSHYSAMHLAANMYVLYSFMPAAVASLGKEQFTAMYLSAGVISSFASFVYKVLLNQPGLSLGASGAIMSVLAYVCVQYPDTRLSIIFLPMYTFAAGTAIKVIMSVDLAGVVFGWKFFDHAAHLGGALFGMYWCRWGSDTIWGNRDKFLQYYHTIRKNDSNR, encoded by the exons atgtaTTTCAGAAATGTTTGGTCTGCGGCTGAGCTGACAAATGCTTG CAGACCAGTGCTTCTTCAACAATACCGTTGTAGTGTCGCAAATGTTCGCGTACAGATACGAAAGTCCCTTCACAATTCAAGACGCGGTGGACGTGACAATGATCCAAATCCACTGGAACACCTCAAAATTGATTGTAGACCATTGCATCCCAATGCATTGGTCAAACCCTTCTTTTTTACTGTTGGG GTGTCCACATTGAGTCTTGGAGCATGTATGATTTGGGAATATGAAGCTCTCCGGTCACATGCCACCTCGTTTTTCAGAAAATCTGGTGCATGGTTAAGTACTCAACAAAGGAGATTAAAATCT AGATCTGAACCTGGTCCTGTAAAGAAATGGTGGAACTCACTAAGAGAAagtgaaaaagtattttatccAATATTGGCAGCCAATGTACTGGTATTTGGAGCATGGCGCATGAGACAACTTCAACCATTTATGATTAAATACTTCTGTTCAAATCCTTCCGGca GTGCCAAATGTCTCCCAATGTTATTATCTACATTCAGCCACTACTCAGCAATGCACTTGGCTGCAAATATGTATGTCCTTTATAGTTTCATGCCAG CTGCTGTAGCATCACTAGGGAAGGAGCAATTCACAGCAATGTACCTCAGCGCTGGCGTCATAAGCAGTTTTGCCAGCTTTGTTTATAAGGTGCTGCTAAATCAGCCTGGCCTTAGTCTCGGAGCA tcGGGAGCAATTATGTCGGTGTTAGCATATGTATGTGTGCAATATCCTGACACCAGGCTGAGTATTATCTTCTTGCCCATGTACACATTTGCCGCTGGGACG GCTATAAAGGTCATAATGAGCGTAGATCTGGCCGGCGTCGTATTTGGATGGAAATTCTTTGATCACGCGGCGCATCTCGGTGGTGCTTTATTCGGAAT GTACTGGTGTCGCTGGGGTAGCGATACTATTTGGGGCAATAGGGACAAATTCCTACAGTATTACCATACTATTAGGAAAAATGATTCAAACAGATAG